One Microcaecilia unicolor chromosome 8, aMicUni1.1, whole genome shotgun sequence DNA window includes the following coding sequences:
- the TNFRSF17 gene encoding tumor necrosis factor receptor superfamily member 17, giving the protein MSRQCPVNEYFDMLLQICQSCHVRCPRSPPRLCHNYCNNNVVNPVKVTEKDKDGVLWICLGTVLFLTVTVFILTVLLKKLHPRTSKDEFWQTETGLAPNVCKADTKNTVNNDVDDHLLPATEHIGKTAVMCEADMEENNHEICSSPKLQPSPDTQFPLPATEEGATVLVTTKTSDYCNYRPGVLGDTFVEIWKSFCSTS; this is encoded by the exons ATGTCTAGGCAGTGTCCTGTAAATGAGTATTTTGACATGTTATTACAAATTTGTCAGTCTTGTCATGTTAGATGTCCCAGGTCCCCACCTCGTCTATGCCACAACTACTGCAATAACA ATGTTGTTAATCCAGTGAAGGTCACAGAAAAGGACAAAGATGGAGTTCTGTGGATCTGCCTGGGCACAGTATTATTTTTAACAGTCACGGTTTTCATACTAACAGTTTTACTGAAAAAGCTGCACCCAAGGACGTCAAAGGATGAGTTCTGGCAAACAG AAACTGGGTTGGCTCCAAATGTTTGTAAGGCTGATACTAAAAACACTGTGAATAATGATGTGGACGATCATCTACTCCCAGCAACAGAACACATAGGAAAAACAGCAGTGATGTGTGAAGCAGACATGGAAGAGAACAATCATGAAATCTGCAGCTCACCGAAACTCCAACCCAGCCCTGACACTCAGTTTCCTCTACCAGCCACAGAGGAAGGAGCAACCGTACTGGTCACCACAAAAACATCTGATTATTGTAACTACAGACCAGGTGTCCTGGGTGATACTTTCGTGGAGATATGGAAATCATTTTGTAGCACTTCATAA